From Dendropsophus ebraccatus isolate aDenEbr1 chromosome 2, aDenEbr1.pat, whole genome shotgun sequence, a single genomic window includes:
- the SGO1 gene encoding shugoshin 1 isoform X2: MARERCVKKSFQDSLEDIKERMKEKRTKKMAKVATVNKALSTKVKIISNSTATVKSFQANNKALALALEAEKYKSRQAQDLILHLKREHQKLMFEIFMLKRKLHMQQRNSSSDSLANTPASVQEKPTTPPPPPISAPKPMAQMCAPDSDAQRKFSNVSERGSIPARRRRPEESCEKMTSGNQIAKAWSSSSSQPKSDPEKPEEEAEYDNSFLRNVSIRRRASSLNVCIEETSMSKSVEEEQKLNSRWDISEEEINLPAEKCSNNGEVMETYPDQSPSKEEFIPFANSSQISSSTPEPKPKQPQSVKSKMESRPGREKVRKSKADAQVPVQLKKPWEKSKPRARSKSRELGASRAIVSKDKVNTSLNAGDAYDFVFEESIHVTPFRQTKPGSEPEKNEEPVNEQSMENSNSSNDEELNDSLYVPTKAKAKQRNVEQTTAALPLRPRSKRNKVLQQQCVEQTENKSNQQAKQDVAKGKRSARSGLRGSAGTEIKPVAKDETTEGRKRNELLLECIKTEENPRLSIDVPAVQDNLMHSTDRNTCESEGNSAAHRIGLSDVTNLSSGSGSTESKKHSYPFSDDNRKVSESFRSKRRCTVVMNYAEPNLIKKLRRGDPFTDTGFLLSPIFKNSDPKRKSINRKSLVKYNEAFVGCR; encoded by the exons ATGGCTAGAGAAAGGTGTGTGAAGAAGAGCTTTCAGGACAGCCTGGAAGACATAAAGGAGCGAATGAAGGAGAAGAGAACAAAGAAAATGGCAAAGGTGGCGACTGTCAACAAAGCTTTATCGACTAAAGTGAAGATAATca gtAACAGCACTGCAACAGTGAAGAGTTTCCAGGCTAACAACAAAGCTCTCGCTCTAGCTCTAGAAGCTGAAAAATATAAGAGCAGACAGGCTCAGGATCTTATCCTCCATTTAAAACGAGAGCACCAGAAGCTGATGTTTGAGATCTTCATGTTAAAGCGGAAACTGCACATGCAGCAAAGGAACAGTTCATCAGAT AGCCTGGCAAATACCCCAGCATCTGTGCAGGAGAAGcctactactcctcctcctcccccaattTCAGCCCCTAAACCTAT GGCACAGATGTGTGCGCCAGACTCAGATGCACAGAGGAAATTTAGCAACGTGTCAGAGAGAGGATCAATTCCTGCCAGAAGAAGGCGCCCAGAAGAATCCTGTGAGAAAATGACTTCAGGAAACCAGATAGCTAAAG CATGGTCATCTAGTTCAAGTCAACCCAAGTCTGATCCTGAGAAACCAGAAGAGGAGGCTGAATATGATAATAGTTTTTTAAGAAACGTATCTATTAGACGCCGTGCCTCTAGCTTGAACGTCTGTATAGAGGAGACTTCCATGAGCAAGTCAGTGGAGGAAGAACAGAAGCTGAATTCCAGGTGGGATATTTCTGAAGAAGAAATAAACCTTCCTGCCGAAAAATGCAGTAATAATGGTGAAGTAATGGAGACGTACCCCGATCAGAGCCCATCAAAAGAAGAATTTATTCCATTTGCAAACAGTTCTCAGATATCAAGTTCAACACCTGAACCCAAACCAAAACAACCTCAGTCTGTTAAGAGCAAAATGGAGTCTCGCCCTGGGAGGGAAAAAGTAAGGAAAAGCAAAGCTGATGCTCAAGTTCCTGTCCAGCTGAAAAAGCCTTGGGAGAAGTCAAAGCCAAGAGCTAGATCAAAGAGTCGAGAGCTGGGTGCAAGCAGAGCCATAGTCTCCAAAGACAAAGTGAACACCTCCTTAAATGCAGGCGATGCTTATGATTTTGTCTTTGAGGAAAGCATACATGTCACGCCATTCAGACAGACCAAGCCAGGCAGTGAGCCCGAAAAGAATGAAGAGCCAGTCAATGAACAGTCCATGGAAAACAGCAATAGTAGCAATGATGAGGAGCTAAATGACAGCCTGTATGTGCCTACTAAAGCCAAGGCAAAACAGCGGAATGTGGAGCAGACTACTGCAGCACTCCCTTTAAGACCAAGGTCCAAAAGAAATAAGGTTTTGCAACAGCAATGTGTTgagcagactgaaaataaaagcaATCAACAGGCAAAACAAG ATGTCGCCAAAGGAAAGAGAAGTGCAAGAAGTGGTTTAAGAGGTTCAGCAGGGACTGAGATCAAACCTGTTGCCAAGGACGAGACTACCGAGGGAAGAAAGCGAAACGAATTGTTGCTGGAATGTATAAAGACAGAAGAAAACCCCAGGCTAAGCATAGACGTCCCAGCTGTTCAGGACAACCTGATGCATTCTACAGACAGGAATACAT GTGAATCTGAGGGAAATTCTGCAGCTCATCGTATCGGCTTGTCTGATGTGACAAATCTGTCCTCGGGCTCCGGCAGCACTGAATCCAAGAAACATTCCTACCCATTTTCCGATGATAATAGAAAAGTGTCTGAAAGTTTTAGGAGTAAGAGGAGGTGTACAGTGGTCATGAATTATGCGGAGCCAAATCTCATTAA GAAGCTCAGAAGAGGGGATCCTTTCACAGACACTGGATTTTTACTCTCTCCAATTTTCAAGAACAGCGACCCAAAGCGTAAATCAATTAACAGGAAATCTCTTGTCAAATACAATGAAGCGTTTGTTGGCTGCCGTTGA
- the SGO1 gene encoding shugoshin 1 isoform X1, with protein sequence MARERCVKKSFQDSLEDIKERMKEKRTKKMAKVATVNKALSTKVKIISNSTATVKSFQANNKALALALEAEKYKSRQAQDLILHLKREHQKLMFEIFMLKRKLHMQQRNSSSDAKLASLKEIISKVTHNLLETANLLGPAHALCSSDVSLANTPASVQEKPTTPPPPPISAPKPMAQMCAPDSDAQRKFSNVSERGSIPARRRRPEESCEKMTSGNQIAKAWSSSSSQPKSDPEKPEEEAEYDNSFLRNVSIRRRASSLNVCIEETSMSKSVEEEQKLNSRWDISEEEINLPAEKCSNNGEVMETYPDQSPSKEEFIPFANSSQISSSTPEPKPKQPQSVKSKMESRPGREKVRKSKADAQVPVQLKKPWEKSKPRARSKSRELGASRAIVSKDKVNTSLNAGDAYDFVFEESIHVTPFRQTKPGSEPEKNEEPVNEQSMENSNSSNDEELNDSLYVPTKAKAKQRNVEQTTAALPLRPRSKRNKVLQQQCVEQTENKSNQQAKQDVAKGKRSARSGLRGSAGTEIKPVAKDETTEGRKRNELLLECIKTEENPRLSIDVPAVQDNLMHSTDRNTCESEGNSAAHRIGLSDVTNLSSGSGSTESKKHSYPFSDDNRKVSESFRSKRRCTVVMNYAEPNLIKKLRRGDPFTDTGFLLSPIFKNSDPKRKSINRKSLVKYNEAFVGCR encoded by the exons ATGGCTAGAGAAAGGTGTGTGAAGAAGAGCTTTCAGGACAGCCTGGAAGACATAAAGGAGCGAATGAAGGAGAAGAGAACAAAGAAAATGGCAAAGGTGGCGACTGTCAACAAAGCTTTATCGACTAAAGTGAAGATAATca gtAACAGCACTGCAACAGTGAAGAGTTTCCAGGCTAACAACAAAGCTCTCGCTCTAGCTCTAGAAGCTGAAAAATATAAGAGCAGACAGGCTCAGGATCTTATCCTCCATTTAAAACGAGAGCACCAGAAGCTGATGTTTGAGATCTTCATGTTAAAGCGGAAACTGCACATGCAGCAAAGGAACAGTTCATCAGAT GCAAAACTGGCATCCTTGAAGGAAATAATTTCCAAAGTAACTCACAATTTGCTAGAGACAGCCAATCTACTTGGCCCTGCACATGCCTTATGTTCCAGTGATGTA AGCCTGGCAAATACCCCAGCATCTGTGCAGGAGAAGcctactactcctcctcctcccccaattTCAGCCCCTAAACCTAT GGCACAGATGTGTGCGCCAGACTCAGATGCACAGAGGAAATTTAGCAACGTGTCAGAGAGAGGATCAATTCCTGCCAGAAGAAGGCGCCCAGAAGAATCCTGTGAGAAAATGACTTCAGGAAACCAGATAGCTAAAG CATGGTCATCTAGTTCAAGTCAACCCAAGTCTGATCCTGAGAAACCAGAAGAGGAGGCTGAATATGATAATAGTTTTTTAAGAAACGTATCTATTAGACGCCGTGCCTCTAGCTTGAACGTCTGTATAGAGGAGACTTCCATGAGCAAGTCAGTGGAGGAAGAACAGAAGCTGAATTCCAGGTGGGATATTTCTGAAGAAGAAATAAACCTTCCTGCCGAAAAATGCAGTAATAATGGTGAAGTAATGGAGACGTACCCCGATCAGAGCCCATCAAAAGAAGAATTTATTCCATTTGCAAACAGTTCTCAGATATCAAGTTCAACACCTGAACCCAAACCAAAACAACCTCAGTCTGTTAAGAGCAAAATGGAGTCTCGCCCTGGGAGGGAAAAAGTAAGGAAAAGCAAAGCTGATGCTCAAGTTCCTGTCCAGCTGAAAAAGCCTTGGGAGAAGTCAAAGCCAAGAGCTAGATCAAAGAGTCGAGAGCTGGGTGCAAGCAGAGCCATAGTCTCCAAAGACAAAGTGAACACCTCCTTAAATGCAGGCGATGCTTATGATTTTGTCTTTGAGGAAAGCATACATGTCACGCCATTCAGACAGACCAAGCCAGGCAGTGAGCCCGAAAAGAATGAAGAGCCAGTCAATGAACAGTCCATGGAAAACAGCAATAGTAGCAATGATGAGGAGCTAAATGACAGCCTGTATGTGCCTACTAAAGCCAAGGCAAAACAGCGGAATGTGGAGCAGACTACTGCAGCACTCCCTTTAAGACCAAGGTCCAAAAGAAATAAGGTTTTGCAACAGCAATGTGTTgagcagactgaaaataaaagcaATCAACAGGCAAAACAAG ATGTCGCCAAAGGAAAGAGAAGTGCAAGAAGTGGTTTAAGAGGTTCAGCAGGGACTGAGATCAAACCTGTTGCCAAGGACGAGACTACCGAGGGAAGAAAGCGAAACGAATTGTTGCTGGAATGTATAAAGACAGAAGAAAACCCCAGGCTAAGCATAGACGTCCCAGCTGTTCAGGACAACCTGATGCATTCTACAGACAGGAATACAT GTGAATCTGAGGGAAATTCTGCAGCTCATCGTATCGGCTTGTCTGATGTGACAAATCTGTCCTCGGGCTCCGGCAGCACTGAATCCAAGAAACATTCCTACCCATTTTCCGATGATAATAGAAAAGTGTCTGAAAGTTTTAGGAGTAAGAGGAGGTGTACAGTGGTCATGAATTATGCGGAGCCAAATCTCATTAA GAAGCTCAGAAGAGGGGATCCTTTCACAGACACTGGATTTTTACTCTCTCCAATTTTCAAGAACAGCGACCCAAAGCGTAAATCAATTAACAGGAAATCTCTTGTCAAATACAATGAAGCGTTTGTTGGCTGCCGTTGA